A genomic stretch from Deinococcus roseus includes:
- a CDS encoding ABC transporter ATP-binding protein: MTDLKSPMLQVKNLDIAYGDVQVVFGMDMHIYPQELVGLVGGNGSGKSTILRAISGMLKPRSGEILFQNQEIGGMKPHQLTDLGIAHVPMGRQLFGNMTVEENLEMGAYLPRVKPRRKASLEKVYEFFPRLLEKRKFMAGSLSGGEQQMIAIGRALMSEPTLLLMDEPSLGLAPLVVQEVMRVIDSLRELQLTVLLVEQNVRQVLKVTDRSYVLEHGRLVVEGQSSLLMENPEVKRAYLGL; encoded by the coding sequence ATGACTGACCTCAAATCTCCAATGCTGCAGGTCAAAAACCTTGACATCGCCTATGGAGATGTGCAGGTGGTGTTCGGGATGGACATGCACATTTACCCGCAGGAACTGGTGGGTCTGGTGGGTGGCAACGGCTCTGGTAAATCCACCATTTTGCGCGCCATTTCTGGCATGCTGAAACCCCGCTCAGGAGAAATCCTCTTTCAGAACCAGGAAATTGGCGGCATGAAACCCCACCAGCTCACCGACCTGGGCATCGCCCACGTTCCAATGGGACGGCAGCTGTTTGGCAACATGACCGTGGAAGAAAACCTGGAAATGGGAGCTTATTTGCCACGGGTCAAACCCAGACGCAAGGCCTCCCTTGAAAAAGTCTATGAATTTTTTCCCAGGCTGCTGGAAAAACGCAAATTCATGGCAGGTTCGCTCTCAGGAGGAGAGCAGCAGATGATTGCCATTGGCCGCGCCCTGATGAGCGAACCCACCTTGCTCCTGATGGACGAGCCCTCCCTGGGACTCGCCCCTCTGGTGGTGCAGGAGGTGATGCGGGTGATTGATTCCCTGCGCGAACTGCAACTGACCGTGCTGCTGGTCGAGCAGAACGTGCGGCAGGTTTTAAAAGTCACAGACCGTTCTTACGTGCTGGAACATGGGCGTCTGGTGGTGGAAGGCCAGAGCAGCCTCCTGATGGAAAACCCGGAAGTGAAGAGGGCTTACCTGGGACTGTGA
- a CDS encoding branched-chain amino acid ABC transporter permease produces the protein MSSGSPVAQSAGRKSSKWHPFLTLFLVVALLACYPFMVPVITQVSFLQGVNLNFGITTLILAGLALSWDILGGWTGQNSLGHAALVAVGAYSVTLLAEHGVAPWYGTLIGMGIAGLLAWGWGSMTFRLRGSYFTLSSIAVAEILRLFALNESWLTGGAEGKFMADLPKLFGTFDLFDRKVEFYVALSFVTLVLLFLHWLKTSRMGFYFRAVREDEDGAMALGVNPAKAKSTAFIWSAMFTALGGAIYALYLQALEPDNLMLVAFSIQIALLCIIGGRGTLYGGLVGAFLLGVPSEIFRAQLQEANLLVYGVLIVLVILFLPKGIMGALENGWYRKNHPLEKGGH, from the coding sequence ATGAGCTCTGGATCTCCTGTGGCGCAAAGTGCAGGCCGCAAAAGTTCAAAATGGCACCCGTTCCTGACCCTCTTTCTGGTGGTGGCCCTGCTGGCCTGTTATCCCTTCATGGTTCCGGTGATCACGCAGGTGTCTTTTCTGCAAGGGGTGAACCTGAATTTTGGCATCACCACCCTGATTCTGGCTGGACTGGCCCTCTCCTGGGACATCCTGGGAGGCTGGACCGGACAGAACAGCCTGGGACACGCTGCTCTGGTGGCGGTGGGAGCTTACAGCGTCACCCTGCTTGCAGAGCATGGTGTGGCCCCCTGGTACGGCACCCTGATCGGGATGGGCATTGCAGGTCTGCTGGCCTGGGGCTGGGGCAGCATGACCTTCAGACTTCGGGGAAGTTACTTTACGCTGTCCAGCATTGCGGTTGCTGAAATCCTGCGCCTGTTTGCCCTCAATGAAAGCTGGCTGACCGGAGGGGCAGAAGGCAAATTCATGGCCGATTTGCCGAAGCTCTTTGGCACCTTTGACCTGTTTGACCGCAAGGTGGAGTTTTACGTGGCCCTCTCTTTCGTGACCCTGGTTTTGCTTTTCCTGCACTGGCTGAAAACCTCCCGGATGGGTTTTTACTTCCGTGCAGTCCGGGAAGATGAGGACGGAGCGATGGCCCTGGGGGTCAACCCTGCAAAAGCCAAGAGCACCGCTTTCATCTGGTCTGCCATGTTCACTGCCCTCGGAGGGGCCATTTACGCCCTGTACCTGCAGGCCCTGGAGCCTGACAACCTGATGCTGGTGGCTTTTTCCATCCAGATTGCGCTGCTGTGCATCATCGGTGGACGCGGAACCCTGTACGGCGGTCTGGTGGGGGCTTTCCTGCTTGGCGTGCCCAGCGAGATTTTCCGGGCACAATTGCAGGAAGCGAACCTTCTGGTCTACGGCGTGCTGATTGTGCTGGTGATTTTGTTTTTGCCCAAAGGCATCATGGGAGCCCTGGAGAACGGGTGGTACCGCAAAAACCACCCCCTGGAGAAAGGAGGACACTGA
- a CDS encoding TlpA family protein disulfide reductase, whose amino-acid sequence MRQHIPSVLIALVVAVLGYGLLKPAAPENQPLLGQAAPAFDLQTLDQKPYHFTGQIKRPLVLNFWASYCLPCRQEAPVLKALSEQHAGQVDFLGVVFFNDKPEQAETFLKEHQLKYPNVLDARSRVAIDYGIGQIPVTLVVSAEGKVVYRKLGAVGASELQAALQAVLN is encoded by the coding sequence ATGAGACAACACATTCCCTCTGTTTTGATTGCTCTGGTGGTGGCTGTGCTGGGTTATGGACTGTTGAAACCCGCTGCTCCTGAGAACCAGCCTTTGCTGGGTCAGGCTGCTCCGGCATTTGATCTGCAAACCCTGGACCAGAAACCCTACCACTTCACAGGCCAGATCAAACGACCCCTGGTGCTGAATTTCTGGGCTTCTTACTGCCTGCCCTGCCGTCAGGAAGCGCCTGTCTTGAAGGCCCTCTCTGAACAGCATGCAGGTCAGGTGGATTTTCTGGGGGTGGTCTTTTTCAATGACAAACCAGAGCAGGCAGAAACTTTTCTGAAAGAACACCAGCTCAAATACCCCAATGTGCTGGATGCCAGATCCAGGGTGGCCATCGATTATGGCATCGGCCAGATTCCGGTCACGCTGGTGGTTTCTGCAGAAGGCAAAGTGGTTTACCGCAAACTGGGGGCTGTGGGGGCTTCTGAATTGCAAGCAGCTCTGCAGGCTGTGCTGAATTGA
- a CDS encoding outer membrane protein assembly factor BamB family protein — protein sequence MHHLLLKKGFCWFWMLISLAQAASQAPLQPILVLPASARVLALGVNVVVYQQKDLVVRQIQPDRILWKKVLKNPILTAVGTDQVDVTSSGPQGIWLQALQLKTGKTLWKKTFNQEPSTLQLVAGVLILEMPASPEFSQVLALNPKNGKPLWSTRFAGAHSVAEFAGQVYLQYCSGGTSCDTALIEPRSGKPWAEGFAPAMRANIACKQLKQCQTGPTDRQVVDLTSDPQVLWAARSGSALQMLKSDATFQVLTWDANQKIKVLKKEILNLDPQILNRDHFVLPDQMFVAQGADGLPGWVSIGTQIFVLPWVELSKCCHSEWLP from the coding sequence ATGCATCATTTGCTGCTGAAAAAAGGATTTTGCTGGTTCTGGATGTTGATTTCCCTTGCACAGGCAGCTTCCCAGGCACCCTTGCAACCCATCCTGGTCCTGCCAGCTTCAGCCAGGGTGCTTGCTCTGGGAGTCAATGTGGTGGTGTACCAGCAAAAGGATCTGGTGGTCCGGCAAATTCAGCCAGACCGGATCCTCTGGAAGAAGGTCCTGAAAAACCCGATTCTGACTGCTGTGGGGACAGATCAGGTGGATGTGACCAGCAGTGGACCACAGGGAATTTGGCTGCAAGCCCTGCAACTCAAAACAGGCAAAACCCTCTGGAAGAAAACCTTCAACCAGGAGCCCAGCACCCTGCAGCTGGTGGCGGGTGTTCTGATCCTGGAAATGCCTGCTTCTCCGGAGTTCAGTCAGGTGCTGGCCCTCAACCCCAAAAACGGAAAACCCTTGTGGTCCACCCGTTTTGCTGGAGCCCACAGCGTTGCAGAATTCGCTGGACAGGTTTACCTGCAGTATTGCTCAGGTGGCACCAGCTGCGACACGGCCCTGATCGAGCCCAGAAGTGGCAAACCGTGGGCAGAGGGTTTCGCGCCTGCCATGCGGGCCAACATTGCCTGCAAGCAGCTCAAGCAATGCCAGACGGGTCCCACCGATCGGCAGGTGGTGGACCTCACCTCTGATCCTCAGGTGCTGTGGGCCGCCAGAAGTGGGTCCGCCTTGCAAATGTTGAAGTCCGATGCCACCTTTCAGGTGCTGACCTGGGATGCCAATCAAAAAATCAAAGTGCTGAAAAAGGAAATCCTGAACCTTGATCCTCAAATCCTCAACCGGGATCATTTTGTTCTCCCAGACCAAATGTTTGTGGCCCAGGGAGCTGATGGGCTTCCCGGATGGGTGTCCATCGGGACTCAAATTTTTGTGCTGCCCTGGGTTGAACTGTCCAAATGCTGCCACAGCGAATGGTTGCCCTGA
- a CDS encoding ROK family transcriptional regulator has product MLRSKLLREIYQQPNLARADLTRITGASSASVTQIIRELLEEGVVIEQGREQEGLGRPRVMLSIDPAFRHVVGLRLISKQLSGSVLDLRGNCLCTLHRNLPSFEVSQVLQELQALTEDLLNMAGLQSNQVLGVGLALSGIVDVTKRSCVYSFLLGWKHVPIGELLEAQLGLPVVIENDVNSITIAQKLFGEAALLQYFAVLFIEEGIGAGFYHQDRLLTGQNNAAGEIGHFTVVRSGRSCICGKKGCLQAYASRDALLQQARELGLDVETLQDLHQAALNQDPEALRLLTFAGQLVGLALSFVIDTLDVPLVLVYAGPLSEDLTFQTALLEAVRYHSLPLVDSERKVVFKPAQQDLWLSGAGSLAINAYLNGDITLPPLLSPSFSHDRPPR; this is encoded by the coding sequence ATGCTGCGCAGCAAACTGCTCCGAGAAATTTACCAGCAACCCAACCTGGCCCGTGCAGACCTCACCCGCATCACCGGGGCCAGTTCTGCTTCGGTGACCCAGATCATCCGGGAACTGCTGGAAGAAGGTGTGGTGATCGAGCAGGGGAGGGAACAGGAAGGGCTGGGCAGACCCCGCGTGATGCTCAGCATTGACCCGGCGTTCCGGCATGTGGTGGGGTTGCGGCTGATTTCAAAACAGCTTTCCGGCAGTGTGCTGGACTTGCGAGGCAATTGCCTGTGCACCCTGCACCGCAATTTGCCTTCTTTCGAGGTTTCGCAGGTGCTGCAGGAACTGCAGGCCCTCACTGAAGACCTGCTGAACATGGCAGGTTTGCAAAGCAATCAGGTGCTGGGGGTCGGACTGGCCCTTTCGGGCATTGTGGATGTGACAAAACGCAGTTGCGTTTACTCTTTCCTGCTGGGCTGGAAACACGTTCCCATCGGTGAATTGCTGGAAGCACAGCTGGGCCTCCCGGTGGTCATTGAAAACGACGTGAATTCCATCACCATTGCCCAGAAGCTCTTTGGAGAAGCAGCTTTGCTGCAGTATTTTGCTGTGCTGTTCATCGAGGAAGGCATTGGGGCAGGGTTTTACCACCAGGACCGCCTGCTGACCGGACAGAACAACGCCGCTGGAGAAATTGGGCATTTCACGGTGGTGCGTTCAGGACGCAGCTGCATCTGTGGCAAGAAAGGCTGTTTGCAGGCCTACGCTTCCAGAGATGCCCTGCTGCAACAGGCCAGAGAGTTGGGTCTGGATGTGGAAACCCTGCAGGACCTTCATCAGGCTGCTCTGAACCAGGACCCCGAAGCCCTGCGCCTCTTGACCTTTGCCGGGCAACTGGTGGGACTGGCCCTGTCCTTCGTGATCGACACGCTGGATGTGCCTCTGGTGCTGGTTTACGCTGGTCCTCTCAGCGAAGACCTCACGTTTCAGACAGCTTTGCTGGAGGCTGTGCGTTACCATTCTTTGCCTCTGGTGGACTCTGAACGCAAGGTGGTCTTCAAGCCCGCCCAGCAGGATTTGTGGCTGTCTGGAGCCGGGAGTCTGGCCATCAATGCCTATTTGAACGGCGACATCACGCTTCCCCCCCTGCTTTCCCCTTCTTTTTCACATGACAGACCCCCGAGGTGA
- a CDS encoding ABC transporter ATP-binding protein, translated as MQTQPSPMTDFSSLAPILQARNISVTFGNNLAVSQVDLTLRPGEIIGLIGPNGAGKTTFFNALTGFVKKTGTVMFQGKDISRTPAYDLPRLGIARTFQVERPFEDMTVLENVTISSFLKHPATRDARSHAQNTLQRVGLLDRADQKCSELNLARRRRLEVAKALALEPKVLFLDEVIAGLNPPAQAEMIGIIRGLAQEGMGIVMVEHIMKVIMGLSNHVICLAFGKKLAEGTPQQVASNPEVIAAYLGGDDD; from the coding sequence ATGCAGACCCAGCCTTCCCCCATGACGGATTTCAGCAGTCTGGCCCCCATCTTGCAGGCCCGCAACATCAGTGTGACCTTCGGGAACAACCTGGCGGTGTCCCAGGTGGATCTGACCCTGCGGCCCGGTGAGATCATTGGCCTGATTGGACCCAACGGAGCAGGGAAGACCACCTTCTTCAACGCCCTGACCGGCTTTGTGAAGAAAACGGGAACCGTGATGTTTCAGGGCAAGGACATCTCCCGCACACCTGCTTACGACCTCCCCAGACTGGGCATCGCCCGCACTTTTCAGGTGGAACGCCCTTTTGAGGACATGACGGTGCTGGAAAACGTCACCATCTCCAGTTTCCTGAAACATCCTGCAACCAGAGATGCCCGCAGCCATGCACAGAACACCCTGCAACGGGTGGGTTTGCTGGACCGTGCAGACCAGAAATGCAGCGAACTGAACCTCGCCCGCAGGCGCAGGCTGGAAGTCGCAAAAGCCCTCGCACTGGAACCGAAAGTGCTCTTTCTGGACGAGGTGATCGCTGGCCTCAACCCCCCCGCACAGGCCGAGATGATCGGGATCATCCGGGGACTGGCCCAGGAAGGCATGGGCATCGTGATGGTGGAACACATCATGAAGGTGATCATGGGCCTCTCCAACCATGTGATCTGCCTCGCCTTTGGGAAAAAGCTGGCAGAGGGCACCCCCCAGCAGGTCGCCAGCAACCCCGAAGTGATCGCAGCCTACCTGGGAGGAGACGATGACTGA
- a CDS encoding alpha/beta fold hydrolase: MNMLKSLFVLFAASGLAQAASSLTPVPCNLAFSAAYLEGQDFNCHQLSVPARHQDPAKGSYSLHILRIKSPFHSPGTPTIMLNGGPGGTLDGFLQMWLRPDLYNPAAKPEWMNAFLQQGDVILYDQRGTGKSEPETSCQTVSSMEECIKAVQEKGVDVTTLTTVESAEDLEDLKLALGGKINLYGLSYGTYLAQKHLKYHPDGIQKVVLQGVMDTRRFRDLDQGAYVAQVIQLCETSPICTRWYPTLKTDYVALLDQLTLKPVVVHSLGQDFTIDQHVLNFLLFMEGYSQALEIPRSIDQLALGDFSKLVQEQGMYLTPQSPINSAMNQMMGVHMYCAIDPQETPCKEANYAYLPDPADYNAPLQTDLPVLLLSGQLDPITPPALAEQVQKGLKNHLHVVLPAGGHGSYGNPQELQCTVHILSDFLESGTAVNQDCLQDLPPLNFLPPL; the protein is encoded by the coding sequence ATGAACATGCTCAAATCACTGTTTGTATTGTTTGCAGCCAGTGGCCTTGCTCAGGCCGCCTCTTCTCTCACCCCTGTCCCTTGCAACCTGGCTTTCAGTGCCGCTTATCTGGAGGGGCAGGATTTCAACTGTCACCAGCTGTCTGTCCCTGCCCGACATCAGGATCCAGCAAAAGGCAGCTATTCCCTGCACATCCTGCGCATCAAAAGCCCCTTCCATTCCCCCGGCACCCCCACCATCATGCTCAATGGAGGGCCTGGGGGCACCCTGGATGGATTTTTGCAAATGTGGCTGCGCCCTGATCTCTATAACCCTGCAGCAAAACCAGAGTGGATGAATGCCTTTTTGCAGCAGGGCGATGTGATCCTTTACGACCAGCGTGGAACAGGCAAAAGCGAGCCAGAAACGTCCTGTCAGACTGTCTCCAGCATGGAAGAGTGCATCAAAGCCGTGCAGGAAAAAGGCGTGGATGTCACCACCCTGACCACCGTGGAAAGTGCAGAAGACCTCGAAGACCTCAAACTTGCCCTGGGTGGAAAAATCAATCTGTACGGGCTTTCTTACGGCACCTACCTGGCCCAGAAGCACCTGAAGTACCATCCCGATGGCATTCAGAAAGTGGTCTTGCAGGGCGTGATGGACACCCGTCGGTTCAGGGACCTGGACCAAGGGGCTTACGTTGCACAGGTCATACAGTTGTGTGAAACCTCACCCATCTGCACCAGATGGTACCCCACCCTGAAAACGGATTACGTTGCCTTGCTGGATCAGTTGACCCTCAAGCCTGTGGTGGTTCACAGCCTGGGTCAGGATTTCACCATCGATCAGCATGTCCTGAACTTCCTGCTGTTCATGGAAGGTTACAGCCAGGCGCTGGAAATTCCCCGCAGCATCGACCAGCTGGCCCTGGGTGATTTTTCGAAGCTGGTGCAGGAACAGGGGATGTATTTGACCCCGCAGAGTCCCATCAATTCAGCGATGAACCAGATGATGGGGGTGCACATGTATTGCGCCATTGATCCCCAGGAAACCCCCTGCAAAGAAGCAAATTACGCTTACCTTCCAGATCCAGCAGATTACAATGCTCCGTTGCAAACAGACCTTCCAGTGCTGCTGCTTTCGGGTCAACTGGATCCCATCACTCCACCTGCCCTCGCAGAGCAGGTGCAAAAAGGTCTGAAGAACCACCTGCATGTGGTGCTGCCTGCTGGAGGACACGGGAGTTATGGCAACCCCCAGGAACTGCAGTGCACCGTGCACATCCTGTCTGATTTTCTGGAATCTGGCACCGCAGTGAATCAGGATTGCCTGCAAGATTTGCCCCCTCTGAATTTCCTGCCGCCCCTGTGA
- a CDS encoding LLM class flavin-dependent oxidoreductase gives MTLPLSILDLAPVVSGSSGVQALQNSLELARLADHLGYHRHWVAEHHNMAGVASSSPEILIAALARETRRIRVGSGGIMLPNHSPLKVAEQFKTLEALFPGRIDLGLGRAPGTDQRTALALRRIPERLGADDFPEQIEELLAFAGEGPFPSDRPFQGIQAYPADVPLPPIYLLGSSTYGARLAAELGRPYAFAYHFSPQALVPAMQTYHQHFQPSRHLQEPYGILTVAVICADSREEAEELALPLDLLRVRLSQGISKPFPTVEEARAYPYTERDRQLIQMYRHSLVLGSPQEVKAELLQLAEQVKARELILSTTVPGQKERLRSYQLIAEAFGLQGAKMAPEGQLHSPR, from the coding sequence ATGACCCTTCCCCTTTCCATTCTGGATCTGGCACCCGTGGTGTCTGGATCTTCCGGGGTGCAGGCCCTGCAGAACTCGCTCGAACTGGCCCGTCTGGCCGATCATCTCGGGTACCACCGCCACTGGGTGGCCGAGCACCACAACATGGCCGGGGTGGCCAGTTCTTCCCCTGAAATCCTGATTGCAGCCCTGGCCAGAGAAACCCGCAGAATCCGGGTGGGCTCCGGGGGCATCATGTTGCCCAACCACAGTCCCCTCAAGGTGGCCGAGCAATTCAAAACCCTGGAAGCGTTGTTTCCAGGGCGCATCGACCTGGGGCTGGGACGGGCACCCGGCACCGACCAGCGCACCGCTCTGGCTTTGCGGCGCATTCCAGAACGGCTGGGAGCAGACGATTTCCCGGAGCAGATTGAAGAACTGCTGGCCTTTGCCGGAGAAGGTCCTTTCCCTTCAGACCGGCCTTTTCAGGGCATCCAGGCTTACCCGGCAGATGTGCCGCTTCCCCCCATTTACCTGCTGGGATCCAGCACTTACGGGGCGAGGCTGGCTGCTGAACTGGGAAGGCCATACGCTTTTGCTTACCATTTCAGCCCGCAGGCCCTGGTTCCGGCAATGCAAACTTACCACCAGCATTTTCAGCCTTCCAGACACCTGCAGGAGCCTTATGGCATCCTGACCGTGGCGGTGATCTGTGCCGATTCCCGCGAAGAGGCAGAAGAACTGGCCCTGCCTCTGGATTTGCTGCGTGTGCGCCTCAGCCAGGGGATCAGCAAGCCCTTTCCCACTGTGGAAGAAGCCCGTGCTTACCCTTACACCGAGCGGGACCGGCAACTGATTCAGATGTACCGCCATTCGCTGGTGCTCGGGAGCCCCCAGGAAGTCAAAGCAGAGCTTCTGCAGCTTGCCGAACAGGTGAAAGCACGGGAACTGATCCTGTCCACCACGGTCCCAGGACAAAAAGAACGCCTGAGGAGTTACCAGCTGATTGCTGAGGCTTTTGGGCTGCAGGGTGCAAAAATGGCCCCGGAGGGCCAGCTTCACAGTCCCAGGTAA
- a CDS encoding M48 family metallopeptidase translates to MYAVLGKKSGKQLFEKHLKQPVLKPGWSFSKMLGFFLAGLLVFPPYGLMLVGVGLALYFHSDPAYFACAGLLALGWYLQSPILQRPHGVVTREQAPVLYGVLDQIARLQNTRIDHLAVQENFNASFLRVEGWHGKAVVALGYPLMSILTPEEKVAVMAHEVAHSANGDALRSGLVGMALGTLQKWTIIWYRLNLPIEPLIWHGQLILLCFHRDSQRAEYLADDLAAAVAGSEAMVSALKKLHFAPNFHSILRAAADSSNTMHFYRAFQQHIRHVPDSELRRIERAGLLEGSRVDDSHPPTVYRIQRLNTHFKPSALQLTPEQTAAIDRELQTLEADLQGFALAAWRDVMSR, encoded by the coding sequence ATGTATGCCGTTCTTGGAAAGAAATCCGGCAAGCAACTGTTTGAAAAACACCTCAAACAACCGGTGCTGAAACCCGGATGGTCATTCAGCAAAATGCTGGGGTTTTTTCTGGCAGGCTTGCTGGTGTTTCCTCCCTATGGGCTCATGTTGGTGGGGGTGGGCCTGGCCCTGTATTTTCATTCCGATCCCGCATATTTTGCCTGTGCAGGCTTGCTGGCGCTGGGCTGGTACTTGCAATCTCCCATTTTGCAGCGGCCTCATGGGGTGGTCACCCGTGAACAGGCCCCTGTGCTTTATGGGGTTCTGGACCAGATTGCCCGTCTGCAAAACACCCGCATTGACCACCTGGCGGTGCAGGAAAACTTCAATGCCTCGTTTCTGCGGGTGGAGGGCTGGCATGGTAAAGCTGTGGTGGCCCTGGGTTATCCCCTGATGTCCATCCTCACACCTGAGGAAAAAGTGGCGGTGATGGCCCACGAAGTGGCCCACAGTGCCAATGGTGACGCCCTGCGTAGTGGACTGGTGGGCATGGCCCTGGGCACCTTGCAGAAATGGACCATCATCTGGTACAGGCTGAACCTGCCCATTGAGCCCCTGATCTGGCACGGTCAGCTGATCTTGCTGTGTTTCCACCGGGATTCCCAGAGGGCTGAATACCTGGCAGATGACCTGGCCGCAGCGGTGGCTGGTTCGGAAGCCATGGTGAGCGCCCTGAAAAAACTGCATTTCGCGCCCAACTTTCACAGCATCCTCAGGGCTGCCGCAGACTCCAGCAACACCATGCACTTTTACCGGGCGTTTCAGCAGCACATCCGGCATGTCCCAGACTCGGAATTGCGCCGCATTGAACGGGCGGGCCTGCTGGAGGGGTCTAGGGTGGATGATTCCCACCCGCCCACGGTGTACCGCATCCAGCGCCTGAACACCCACTTCAAACCATCCGCTTTGCAATTGACCCCTGAGCAAACAGCGGCCATTGACCGGGAACTCCAGACCCTGGAAGCCGATTTGCAGGGTTTTGCCCTGGCTGCGTGGCGGGATGTGATGTCCCGCTGA
- a CDS encoding transposase, producing the protein MTQSRFADDFKLQVLSEVRSGRKSVSQVCREYGFTDQTFYNWRNRFSDLPDAGFTAGFSADDELQRLKRENDRLKLMVGDLSLQLHQLQQALMVTHRK; encoded by the coding sequence ATGACCCAGAGCAGATTCGCAGATGACTTCAAGCTTCAGGTGCTCTCCGAGGTGCGCTCGGGCCGCAAGAGCGTTTCCCAGGTGTGCAGGGAGTATGGTTTCACTGACCAGACGTTTTACAACTGGCGCAACCGTTTCTCTGATTTGCCAGATGCAGGTTTCACAGCAGGTTTCTCTGCAGACGATGAACTGCAGCGCCTGAAACGGGAAAACGACCGCCTGAAACTGATGGTGGGGGATTTGAGTTTGCAACTGCACCAGTTGCAGCAGGCCCTGATGGTCACACACCGCAAATGA